One genomic segment of Nonomuraea coxensis DSM 45129 includes these proteins:
- a CDS encoding PP2C family protein-serine/threonine phosphatase — MANGGERRRVGPSLPTPVFLGALIAVTVALIALDSFTSTAVRLLPLLVFLPSIAAGLGNVRQTAFASVWVVLVMAGTLGYLRADFEDSLLAAGFTGLFGVAAVISCRYRVHREEEVYRLRSAAAALQRQIVRPLPLRSGDVVVDGLYQPVEEDAMVGGDMYEVAASPHGTRLLIADVQGKGLPAIGTALAVLGAFREAAHREPTLVGVVEAMESAVTRHNLGAGRSGEPERLVTALVLDIRRGPVVEAVNCGHIPPYIIHNGRAYQSSLGEPAVPLGVAALAPGPRAVAWFAFPAGATMLLCTDGVTEARDSAGTFYPLAARLRAWARHPPRRLAETVGADVRSFTGAPLRDDVAILTVTRTRGSS, encoded by the coding sequence GTGGCGAATGGCGGTGAACGGCGGCGCGTGGGCCCCTCGCTCCCGACGCCGGTGTTCCTGGGGGCGCTCATCGCCGTCACCGTGGCGCTGATCGCCCTCGACTCCTTCACCAGCACGGCGGTGCGCCTGCTGCCGCTGCTGGTCTTCCTGCCCTCGATCGCGGCGGGGCTCGGCAACGTGCGGCAGACCGCGTTCGCGTCCGTGTGGGTGGTGCTGGTGATGGCCGGCACGCTCGGCTACCTGAGGGCCGACTTCGAGGACAGCCTGCTCGCCGCGGGCTTCACGGGGCTGTTCGGCGTGGCGGCCGTGATCAGCTGCCGCTACCGGGTGCACCGCGAGGAGGAGGTCTACCGGCTGCGCTCGGCGGCGGCGGCGCTCCAGCGGCAGATCGTCCGCCCGCTCCCCCTGCGCAGCGGCGACGTCGTGGTGGACGGCCTCTACCAGCCGGTCGAGGAGGACGCGATGGTGGGCGGCGACATGTACGAGGTGGCCGCCTCCCCTCATGGCACCCGCCTGCTCATCGCCGACGTCCAGGGCAAGGGCCTGCCCGCGATCGGCACCGCCCTCGCCGTGCTCGGGGCCTTCCGCGAGGCCGCGCACCGCGAGCCCACCCTGGTCGGGGTGGTGGAGGCGATGGAGTCGGCGGTGACCCGGCACAATCTCGGCGCGGGGCGCAGCGGCGAGCCCGAGCGCCTGGTGACCGCCCTGGTGCTCGACATCCGCCGGGGCCCGGTGGTGGAGGCGGTCAACTGCGGGCACATCCCCCCGTACATCATCCACAACGGGCGGGCCTACCAGTCCTCGCTCGGCGAGCCCGCGGTGCCGCTCGGCGTGGCCGCGCTGGCTCCGGGGCCGCGCGCCGTCGCCTGGTTCGCCTTCCCCGCCGGGGCGACCATGTTGCTGTGCACCGACGGCGTGACCGAGGCCCGCGACAGCGCGGGGACGTTCTACCCGCTGGCGGCGCGGCTGCGCGCCTGGGCCCGGCATCCGCCCCGCCGCCTGGCCGAGACGGTCGGCGCGGACGTGCGGAGCTTCACCGGCGCGCCCCTGCGTGACGACGTCGCGATCCTGACCGTGACGAGGACCCGCGGATCGTCGTGA
- a CDS encoding ATP-binding cassette domain-containing protein, whose translation MVPTHRHDHTAADGHDLIQVRGARENNLKDVSLDIPKRRLTVFTGVSGSGKSSLVFDTIAAESRRLIDETYSAFVQGFMPSQARPDVDALHNLSAAIIVDQERMGANARSTVGTATDAHTMLRIIFSRIGVPHVGSASAFSFNLAEGMCPACEGLGKASEIDVDALVDRELSLNEGAVKVPGHAVDSWLWQVLAASGLYDPAVKLKDFTPQQWEDLLHKPPTKIKYGSNTFTYEGLAVRVRRSYLGKDRESMQPAARAFAERALKLTTCPDCGGSRLNEAARSARIAGRNIAECSAMQVDDLAEFVRGLSGEAVGPVLDGLLATLDSLTGIGLGYLSLDRESATLSGGEAQRVKMVRHLNSSLTDVTYVFDEPTAGLHPHDVQRMNELLLRLRDKGNTVLVVEHKPETIAIADHVVDLGPAAGSGGGQVCYAGDLDGLRASGTLTGRYLGHRARLRERPRTPSGHLRIEGADRHNLRDVTVDVPLGVLTVVTGVAGSGKSSLIHGYVAGREGVVVADQSPIRGSRRSNPATYTGLLDPIRTAFAKANGVKPGLFSANSEGACPACKGIGLIYTDLQMMAEVASVCEKCEGRRFTPEVLTYTLRGKNISDVLGMSVAEAAGFFTTGQAKGVLERMAAVGLGYLGLGQPLTTLSGGERQRLKLAIHMARGGTTYVLDEPTTGLHLADVDQLLALLDRLVEDGNSVIVIEHHQAVMAHADWIIDLGPGAGHDGGQVVFTGTPAELVANGDTRTATHLRRYVTG comes from the coding sequence GTGGTTCCCACGCACCGCCACGACCACACCGCCGCCGACGGCCACGACCTGATCCAGGTCCGTGGCGCCCGGGAGAACAACCTCAAGGACGTCTCCCTCGACATCCCCAAGCGCCGCCTCACCGTCTTCACCGGAGTGTCCGGCTCCGGCAAGTCCTCGCTCGTCTTCGACACCATCGCCGCCGAGTCGCGGCGGCTCATCGACGAGACCTACAGCGCGTTCGTGCAGGGCTTCATGCCGAGCCAGGCCCGCCCCGACGTGGACGCCCTGCACAACCTGAGCGCCGCGATCATCGTCGACCAGGAGCGCATGGGCGCCAACGCCCGCTCCACCGTGGGCACCGCCACCGACGCGCACACCATGCTGCGCATCATCTTCAGCCGCATCGGCGTCCCCCACGTCGGCTCCGCCTCCGCCTTCAGCTTCAACCTCGCCGAGGGCATGTGCCCGGCCTGTGAGGGCCTCGGCAAGGCGTCGGAGATCGACGTGGACGCGCTGGTCGACAGGGAGCTGTCGCTGAACGAGGGCGCCGTCAAGGTCCCCGGCCACGCCGTGGACAGCTGGCTCTGGCAGGTCCTGGCCGCCTCCGGCCTCTACGACCCCGCCGTCAAGCTGAAGGACTTCACCCCGCAGCAGTGGGAGGACCTGCTCCACAAACCGCCCACCAAGATCAAGTACGGCTCCAACACCTTCACCTACGAAGGGCTCGCCGTCCGGGTCCGGCGCAGCTACCTGGGCAAGGACCGCGAGTCGATGCAGCCGGCCGCCCGCGCCTTCGCCGAGCGGGCGCTCAAGCTGACCACCTGCCCCGACTGCGGCGGCTCCCGGCTCAACGAGGCGGCCCGCTCGGCCAGGATCGCCGGGCGCAACATCGCCGAGTGCTCGGCCATGCAGGTCGACGACCTCGCCGAGTTCGTTCGCGGCCTCTCCGGCGAGGCCGTCGGCCCGGTGCTGGACGGCCTGCTCGCCACGCTCGACTCGCTGACCGGCATCGGCCTCGGCTACCTCAGCCTGGACCGCGAGTCGGCCACCCTGTCCGGCGGCGAGGCCCAGCGGGTCAAGATGGTGCGCCATCTCAACTCCAGCCTCACCGACGTCACCTACGTCTTCGACGAGCCGACCGCGGGGCTGCACCCGCACGACGTCCAGCGGATGAACGAGCTGCTGCTGCGGCTGCGCGACAAGGGCAACACGGTGCTGGTCGTCGAGCACAAGCCGGAGACGATCGCGATCGCCGACCACGTGGTGGACCTCGGACCGGCCGCGGGCTCCGGCGGCGGGCAGGTCTGCTACGCGGGCGACCTCGACGGGCTGCGCGCCTCCGGCACGCTCACCGGCCGCTACCTGGGCCACCGGGCACGGCTGCGCGAGCGGCCCCGCACGCCCTCCGGGCACCTGCGGATCGAGGGCGCGGACCGGCACAACCTGCGCGACGTCACGGTGGACGTGCCGCTCGGCGTGCTGACCGTGGTCACCGGCGTGGCGGGGTCGGGCAAGAGCTCGCTCATCCACGGCTACGTCGCCGGCCGCGAGGGCGTGGTCGTGGCCGACCAGTCGCCGATCCGCGGCTCGCGCCGCAGCAACCCGGCCACCTACACCGGCCTGCTCGACCCCATCAGGACCGCGTTCGCCAAGGCCAACGGGGTCAAGCCGGGCCTGTTCAGCGCCAACTCCGAGGGCGCCTGCCCGGCGTGCAAGGGCATCGGGCTCATCTACACCGACCTGCAGATGATGGCCGAGGTCGCGTCGGTGTGCGAGAAGTGCGAGGGGCGGCGCTTCACGCCGGAGGTGCTGACGTACACGCTGCGCGGCAAGAACATCAGCGACGTGCTCGGCATGTCCGTGGCCGAGGCCGCCGGGTTCTTCACCACCGGGCAGGCCAAGGGCGTCCTGGAGCGGATGGCCGCCGTCGGGCTCGGCTACCTCGGGCTGGGGCAGCCGCTGACCACGCTGTCCGGCGGCGAGCGGCAGCGGCTCAAGCTGGCCATCCACATGGCGCGGGGCGGGACGACGTACGTGCTGGACGAGCCGACGACCGGCCTGCACCTGGCCGACGTGGACCAGCTCCTCGCGCTGCTGGACCGGCTGGTCGAGGACGGCAACTCGGTCATCGTCATCGAGCACCACCAGGCCGTGATGGCGCACGCCGACTGGATCATCGACCTCGGTCCCGGCGCGGGTCACGACGGCGGCCAGGTGGTCTTCACGGGCACCCCGGCCGAGCTGGTCGCGAACGGCGACACGCGCACCGCCACCCACCTGCGGCGGTACGTGACCGGCTGA
- a CDS encoding S66 peptidase family protein, giving the protein MQQADLRPGDTVAIVAPSGPPPATLLREGVRRLEGLGLKVVVGAHVLDRQELDYLAGADADRAADLQAAWCDPAVRAVFCCRGGYGAGRLLGLLDWDAMRAAGPKVLLGSSDITALHNAFAIELGVSTLHGPMPACQLLAGEGGPEPLSWASLQAALSGVQESVRGDLVLVPGRAEGELSGGNLSLLASMCGTRWQPSFDGRLAFLEDVGEEPYRIDRMLTQLLQAGAFDGVRGIALGSWVECGDPYPVLRDRLAPLGVPVLAGLPAGHGSPQMSLWLGRLGVIDTESCSLSGPNRDGERAP; this is encoded by the coding sequence ATGCAGCAAGCTGACCTGCGGCCCGGTGACACGGTCGCGATCGTCGCGCCCTCCGGCCCGCCTCCCGCGACCCTGCTCCGGGAGGGCGTGCGGCGGCTGGAAGGGCTCGGGCTGAAGGTCGTCGTGGGCGCGCACGTGCTCGACCGGCAGGAGCTCGACTACCTCGCGGGCGCGGACGCCGACCGCGCCGCCGACCTGCAGGCCGCCTGGTGCGACCCGGCGGTGCGCGCGGTGTTCTGCTGCCGCGGCGGCTACGGCGCGGGGCGGCTGCTCGGCCTGCTCGACTGGGACGCCATGCGGGCGGCGGGGCCCAAGGTGCTGCTCGGCTCCAGCGACATCACGGCGCTGCACAACGCCTTCGCGATCGAGCTGGGCGTGTCCACCCTGCACGGCCCGATGCCGGCCTGCCAGCTGCTGGCCGGCGAGGGCGGCCCCGAGCCGCTCTCCTGGGCGAGCCTCCAGGCGGCCCTGTCGGGCGTCCAGGAGAGCGTGCGCGGCGATCTGGTGCTGGTGCCCGGCCGGGCCGAGGGCGAGCTGTCAGGGGGCAACCTGTCGCTGCTGGCGTCCATGTGCGGCACCCGGTGGCAGCCGTCCTTCGACGGGCGGCTCGCCTTCCTGGAGGACGTGGGGGAGGAGCCGTACCGGATCGACCGGATGCTCACCCAGTTGCTGCAGGCCGGGGCGTTCGACGGGGTGCGCGGGATCGCGCTCGGGTCGTGGGTGGAGTGCGGCGACCCCTACCCCGTGCTGCGGGACCGGCTGGCGCCGCTCGGCGTGCCCGTCCTGGCCGGGCTTCCGGCGGGTCACGGGTCGCCGCAAATGAGCCTCTGGCTGGGAAGACTTGGGGTTATCGATACCGAATCGTGCTCGCTGTCTGGTCCGAACCGCGATGGGGAGCGGGCACCCTAG
- a CDS encoding sulfotransferase family protein, with translation MRLPPHILVVNGVKVRRPVFLLGAPHSGAALLARALKRSPGFHVTMGRASVAHVLHAFARKPSIARTSGAVRVLRDALAESWQVLPGSCGECAAPCREAGGVTGAGPCVATGDIVRFGDGSPDLIYSAPVLLQAFPDARFVQLVRDGRDVAADMLADPACLAWFRPAMLGGGTEFPNAFLGVSKDEHLEHWKGMPAAGKCALRWRSAVRLSAELRRSLPAGRLLTLRYEDLVRGPAQAAATLAEHLETRVPKVALYGHEAGAGAWRSRLRPSDVELVERVARKELTRLGYLTS, from the coding sequence ATGCGACTTCCGCCCCACATCCTCGTCGTCAACGGCGTCAAGGTCCGCCGCCCGGTGTTCCTGCTGGGCGCTCCGCACTCCGGCGCCGCGCTGCTGGCCCGCGCCCTCAAGCGCTCCCCCGGCTTCCACGTGACGATGGGCCGCGCGAGCGTGGCGCACGTGCTCCACGCCTTCGCCCGCAAGCCGTCCATCGCCCGCACCTCCGGGGCCGTGCGCGTGCTGCGTGACGCGCTCGCCGAGTCGTGGCAGGTGCTGCCCGGCTCGTGCGGGGAGTGCGCGGCGCCGTGCCGGGAGGCGGGCGGCGTCACCGGCGCTGGCCCGTGCGTGGCCACCGGCGACATCGTGCGTTTCGGCGACGGCAGCCCCGACCTCATCTACAGCGCGCCGGTGCTGCTCCAGGCCTTTCCCGACGCCCGGTTCGTGCAGCTCGTCCGCGACGGCAGGGACGTCGCCGCCGACATGCTCGCCGATCCCGCCTGCCTGGCCTGGTTCCGCCCGGCGATGCTGGGCGGCGGGACCGAGTTCCCCAACGCCTTCCTCGGCGTCAGCAAGGACGAGCACCTCGAACACTGGAAGGGCATGCCCGCGGCGGGCAAGTGCGCGCTGCGCTGGCGCAGCGCCGTGCGGCTGAGCGCCGAGCTGCGCCGCTCCCTGCCCGCCGGCCGGCTCCTGACCCTGCGCTACGAGGACCTGGTGCGCGGCCCCGCGCAGGCCGCGGCCACGCTCGCCGAGCACCTGGAGACGCGGGTGCCGAAGGTCGCGCTGTACGGCCACGAGGCCGGGGCCGGCGCCTGGCGCTCCCGGCTCCGCCCGTCGGACGTCGAGCTGGTGGAGCGGGTGGCGCGCAAGGAGCTCACCCGGCTGGGCTACCTGACGAGCTGA
- a CDS encoding ABC transporter ATP-binding protein has product MAMMGGGFGPHVMSSLRRDESVVRQRLRPGIARRIAGYARPYTRQIAAFLVLVVAGAVIVVANPLLMKAIIDDGILPKRTGVVIWLAVAIGALALLDAALTLVQRWFSARIGEGLIYDLRTEVFDHVQRMPVAFFMRAQTGALVSRLNTDVIGAQRALTSTLSSVVSNVVSLVLVLGAMLALSWQVTLVALVLLPIFVVPAKYVGRRMSALTREQMQLDAEMSSVTTERFNVAGAMVAKLYGRPEDDAAVFGARAARVRDVGVRVGMYGTVFRVALGLVAALATALVYGIGGVLSVTGYFELGTLVALAALLMRLYGPLTSLSNVHVDVMTALVSFDRVFEILDLKPMVAERRDAVPVPEGPVTIEFDDVRFRYPAAEEVSLASLESVARQDTGPSHPVLKGVSFTARPGQLVALVGHSGAGKTTITSLVSRLYDVDEGAVRLNGLDVREATLASLRDTVGVVMQDPHLYHDTIGANLRYARPEATDEEIWAALKAAQIGDLVESLPEGLDTVVGDRGYRLSGGEKQRLALARLLLKAPRVVVLDEATAHLDSESEAAVQVALKTALEGRTSLVIAHRLSTIREADEILVVHEGRIAERGRHEELLARGGLYAELYRTQFSSSGSPAG; this is encoded by the coding sequence ATGGCGATGATGGGAGGGGGCTTCGGCCCTCACGTGATGAGCTCGTTGCGCCGCGACGAGTCGGTGGTCAGGCAGCGCCTGCGCCCCGGGATCGCGCGGCGCATCGCCGGCTACGCGCGCCCCTACACCCGGCAGATCGCCGCGTTCCTGGTGCTGGTGGTGGCGGGCGCGGTCATCGTGGTCGCCAACCCGCTGCTCATGAAGGCGATCATCGACGACGGCATCCTGCCGAAGCGCACCGGCGTGGTGATCTGGCTGGCCGTCGCCATCGGCGCGCTCGCGCTGCTGGACGCCGCCCTGACGCTCGTGCAGCGCTGGTTCTCCGCGCGCATCGGCGAGGGCCTGATCTACGACCTGCGCACCGAGGTGTTCGACCACGTGCAGCGCATGCCGGTCGCGTTCTTCATGCGCGCCCAGACCGGCGCCCTGGTCAGCAGGCTCAACACCGACGTGATCGGCGCGCAGCGCGCGCTCACCAGCACCCTGTCGTCGGTCGTGTCCAACGTGGTGAGCCTGGTCCTGGTGCTGGGCGCCATGCTGGCGCTGTCGTGGCAGGTGACGCTGGTCGCGCTGGTCCTGCTGCCGATCTTCGTGGTGCCCGCAAAATACGTCGGACGCCGCATGTCCGCCCTGACCCGCGAGCAGATGCAGCTCGACGCCGAGATGAGCTCGGTCACGACCGAGCGCTTCAACGTCGCCGGCGCCATGGTCGCCAAGCTGTACGGCCGCCCCGAGGACGACGCCGCGGTGTTCGGCGCGCGGGCCGCGAGGGTGCGCGACGTCGGAGTCCGCGTCGGCATGTACGGCACCGTCTTCCGCGTCGCCCTCGGCCTGGTCGCGGCGCTCGCCACGGCCCTGGTCTACGGCATCGGCGGCGTCCTGTCGGTCACCGGCTACTTCGAGCTGGGCACGCTCGTGGCCCTGGCCGCGCTGCTGATGCGCCTCTACGGCCCGCTCACCTCGCTGTCCAACGTGCACGTGGACGTCATGACGGCGCTGGTCAGCTTCGACCGCGTCTTCGAGATCCTCGACCTCAAGCCCATGGTGGCCGAGCGCCGCGACGCCGTGCCGGTGCCGGAGGGGCCGGTGACGATCGAGTTCGACGACGTGCGCTTCCGCTACCCGGCCGCCGAGGAGGTCTCGCTCGCCAGCCTGGAGTCGGTGGCCCGGCAGGACACAGGTCCCTCCCACCCCGTGCTCAAGGGCGTGTCGTTCACCGCCCGCCCCGGGCAGCTCGTCGCCCTGGTCGGCCACTCGGGCGCGGGCAAGACCACGATCACCTCGCTGGTCTCGCGCCTCTACGACGTCGACGAGGGCGCCGTCCGGCTCAACGGACTCGACGTGCGCGAGGCCACCCTCGCCTCGCTCCGCGACACCGTGGGCGTGGTCATGCAGGACCCGCATCTCTACCACGACACGATCGGGGCCAACCTCCGCTACGCCAGGCCGGAGGCCACCGACGAGGAGATCTGGGCGGCGCTGAAGGCCGCGCAGATCGGCGACCTCGTCGAGTCCCTGCCCGAGGGGCTCGACACCGTGGTCGGCGACCGCGGCTACCGGCTGTCCGGCGGCGAGAAGCAGCGCCTCGCGCTGGCCCGGCTGCTGCTCAAGGCGCCCCGCGTGGTCGTGCTGGACGAGGCGACCGCGCATCTCGACTCCGAGTCGGAGGCGGCCGTGCAGGTGGCGCTGAAGACCGCGCTGGAGGGCCGCACCTCGCTGGTCATCGCGCACCGGCTCTCCACGATCAGGGAGGCCGACGAGATCCTCGTCGTGCACGAGGGCCGGATCGCCGAGCGCGGCCGGCACGAGGAGCTGCTGGCGCGCGGCGGGCTCTACGCCGAGCTCTACCGCACCCAGTTCAGCTCGTCAGGTAGCCCAGCCGGGTGA
- a CDS encoding enoyl-CoA hydratase/isomerase family protein, with translation MAEAQARQRGGHTEDVSAERLAESGLRFEVDGEIATITLDRPDKRNAQTFATWSALAGIGDSLPEQVRVVVVKGEGPSFSAGIDLRMFTPEGVPGQGSFSSVARSGDTDFEHNIRKAQAGFLWLRRPEIVSIAAVHGHAIGAGFQLALSCDLRIVADDVTFCMKEPALGLVPDLTGTKPLVELVGLAKAVDICLTARMVHAEEALRIGLAEQVVARDDLDRAVRDKAAELLSTNRDAAAATKRLLQGARARTLEEQSVAEGLEQAVRIKALFGG, from the coding sequence ATGGCGGAAGCTCAGGCGCGGCAACGCGGAGGGCACACGGAGGACGTCTCTGCCGAGCGTTTGGCGGAGAGCGGGCTCCGCTTCGAGGTGGACGGTGAGATAGCGACGATCACGCTCGACCGGCCGGACAAGCGCAACGCTCAGACGTTCGCGACCTGGTCGGCGCTGGCCGGCATCGGCGACAGCCTGCCCGAGCAGGTGCGCGTCGTCGTCGTGAAAGGTGAGGGACCGTCCTTCTCGGCAGGCATCGACCTGCGGATGTTCACCCCTGAGGGGGTGCCGGGACAAGGCTCGTTCAGCTCGGTGGCCAGGTCCGGTGACACCGATTTCGAGCACAACATCAGAAAGGCTCAAGCCGGGTTCCTGTGGCTGCGCAGGCCCGAGATCGTTTCCATCGCCGCGGTGCACGGGCACGCGATCGGCGCGGGGTTCCAGCTCGCGCTCTCCTGTGACCTGCGGATCGTCGCCGACGACGTCACGTTCTGCATGAAGGAGCCGGCGCTCGGGCTGGTGCCCGACCTGACGGGGACCAAGCCCCTGGTCGAGCTCGTCGGCCTGGCGAAGGCGGTCGACATCTGCCTGACCGCCAGGATGGTGCACGCGGAGGAGGCCCTGCGCATCGGCCTCGCCGAGCAGGTGGTCGCGCGGGACGACCTCGACCGGGCCGTGCGCGACAAGGCGGCGGAGCTGCTGTCCACCAACCGGGACGCGGCCGCCGCGACCAAGCGACTCCTCCAGGGGGCGCGGGCCCGCACCCTGGAGGAGCAGAGCGTCGCGGAAGGGCTGGAGCAGGCCGTGCGCATCAAGGCGCTCTTCGGGGGCTGA
- a CDS encoding helix-turn-helix domain-containing protein, with product MAETLKKGTRVTGADREKLAGDLKKRYAAGESIRALAASTGRSYGFIHRILSESGVTLRGRGGATRGKSKR from the coding sequence GTGGCCGAGACACTGAAGAAGGGCACCCGGGTCACCGGGGCCGACCGGGAGAAACTGGCCGGCGATCTCAAGAAGCGCTACGCCGCGGGTGAGAGCATCCGCGCCCTGGCCGCTTCGACGGGTCGGTCCTACGGGTTCATCCACCGCATCCTGAGCGAGTCCGGTGTGACTCTGCGTGGGCGCGGCGGGGCGACCCGAGGCAAGTCCAAGCGCTGA
- a CDS encoding ABC-F family ATP-binding cassette domain-containing protein produces MIIANDIELRAGARLLIEKASFRVNPGDKIGLVGRNGAGKTTLTKVLAGEALPAAGTVTTSGAIGYLPQDPRTGDLQVLARDRILSARGLDAVLRELREAELGMSSADERTRERAVRRYGRLEDQMHVLGGYAAESEAASIASSLGLPDRVLTQPLKTLSGGQRRRVELARILFSGAETLLLDEPTNHLDADSIGWLRDFLRSHQGGLVIISHDVGLLEATVNKVLHLDANRSVIDHYNVGWTAYLAQRETDEKRRKRERANAEKQAGALLAQADKMRAKATKAKAAQDMMRRAHRLLAGTEEERQSDKVARLRFPDPKPCGRTPLTAQGLSKSYGSLEVFTDVDVAIDRGHRVVILGLNGAGKTTLLRLLGGLETPDTGELRPGHGLKVGYYAQEHETLDADRTLLENMRSAGGEFTDTELRKVLGSFLFTGDDVDKPAGVLSGGEKTRLALAMLVLSSANVLLLDEPTNNLDPVSREQVLNALRSYSGAIVLVTHDEGAVDALSPDRVILLPDGTEDAWSDEFSDLVALA; encoded by the coding sequence ATGATCATCGCCAATGATATCGAGCTGCGCGCGGGCGCGCGCCTGCTCATCGAGAAAGCGTCCTTCCGGGTCAACCCGGGCGACAAGATCGGGCTGGTCGGCCGCAACGGCGCCGGCAAGACCACACTGACCAAGGTGCTGGCCGGAGAGGCGCTGCCGGCCGCCGGCACCGTCACCACCAGCGGCGCGATCGGCTACCTGCCGCAGGACCCGCGCACCGGCGACCTCCAGGTGCTCGCCCGCGACCGCATCCTGTCCGCCCGGGGCCTCGACGCGGTGCTGCGCGAGCTGCGCGAGGCCGAGCTCGGCATGAGCTCGGCCGACGAGCGCACCCGCGAGCGCGCGGTGCGCCGCTACGGCCGCCTGGAGGACCAGATGCACGTGCTCGGCGGCTACGCCGCCGAGTCGGAGGCGGCCTCGATCGCCTCCAGTCTCGGGCTGCCCGACCGGGTGCTCACCCAGCCGCTGAAAACGCTTTCTGGCGGTCAGCGCAGGCGGGTGGAATTGGCCCGAATTCTTTTCAGCGGAGCGGAAACTCTCCTTCTGGACGAGCCGACAAACCACCTAGATGCGGACTCAATCGGCTGGCTTCGCGATTTTTTGCGCAGCCATCAAGGTGGCTTGGTGATCATCAGCCACGACGTCGGGCTTCTTGAAGCGACGGTCAACAAGGTCCTCCACCTGGACGCCAACCGGTCCGTGATCGATCACTACAACGTCGGCTGGACGGCCTACCTCGCCCAGCGCGAGACCGACGAGAAGCGCAGGAAGCGCGAGCGCGCCAACGCCGAGAAGCAGGCGGGCGCGCTGCTGGCGCAGGCCGACAAGATGCGCGCCAAGGCCACCAAGGCCAAGGCCGCCCAGGACATGATGCGCCGCGCGCACCGCCTGCTCGCCGGCACCGAGGAGGAGCGCCAGAGCGACAAGGTGGCGCGCCTGCGCTTCCCCGACCCCAAGCCGTGCGGGCGCACCCCGCTCACGGCCCAGGGCCTGTCGAAGTCCTACGGCTCGCTGGAGGTCTTCACCGACGTCGACGTGGCCATCGACCGAGGTCACCGGGTCGTCATCCTCGGTCTCAACGGCGCCGGCAAGACCACCCTGCTGCGCCTGCTGGGCGGCCTGGAGACGCCCGACACCGGCGAGCTGCGGCCCGGCCACGGCCTCAAGGTCGGCTACTACGCCCAGGAGCACGAGACCCTCGACGCCGACCGCACGCTGCTGGAGAACATGCGCTCGGCCGGCGGCGAGTTCACCGACACCGAGCTGCGCAAGGTGCTCGGCTCGTTCCTGTTCACCGGCGACGACGTCGACAAGCCGGCCGGCGTCCTGTCCGGAGGCGAGAAGACCCGGCTGGCCCTGGCCATGCTGGTGCTTTCCAGCGCCAATGTCCTCCTTCTCGACGAGCCCACGAACAACCTCGATCCCGTCTCCCGCGAGCAGGTTCTCAACGCTCTGAGGTCGTATTCAGGAGCGATCGTCCTGGTGACCCATGACGAGGGTGCCGTTGACGCCCTGTCACCGGATAGGGTGATCTTGCTACCGGACGGAACTGAAGACGCATGGAGCGACGAATTTTCCGATCTTGTGGCACTCGCCTGA
- a CDS encoding rhamnogalacturonan acetylesterase, with amino-acid sequence MTVTVLLAGDSTVASCPAAEAPMSGWGAQLGARLGLPVRNFAKGGATTASHRAEGLWAALLREAVPGDLVVLQFGHNDQKEPELPYRENLRAFVAEARAAGARPVLCTPVQRRRWAGGRLVPTHGGHPGQVRELAAAEGVPLVDLTAATTALYERLGPEGSKALFTHFPPGVHPLYPDGVADDTHFCFRGADEVAAIVAERLKEIV; translated from the coding sequence ATGACCGTCACCGTGCTGCTGGCGGGGGACTCGACGGTCGCCTCCTGCCCGGCCGCCGAGGCTCCCATGTCGGGCTGGGGCGCCCAGCTCGGCGCCCGTCTCGGCCTGCCGGTGCGCAACTTCGCCAAGGGCGGCGCCACCACGGCGAGCCACCGGGCCGAGGGGCTGTGGGCGGCGCTGCTGCGCGAAGCCGTCCCCGGTGACCTGGTCGTCCTGCAGTTCGGGCACAACGACCAGAAGGAGCCTGAGCTGCCGTACCGGGAGAACCTGCGCGCCTTCGTCGCCGAGGCGCGCGCCGCCGGGGCGCGGCCCGTCCTGTGCACGCCCGTGCAGCGCCGCCGCTGGGCGGGCGGCCGGCTCGTCCCCACGCACGGCGGCCACCCCGGCCAGGTCCGCGAGCTGGCCGCCGCCGAGGGCGTGCCGCTGGTCGACCTGACCGCGGCCACCACCGCCCTGTACGAGCGGCTCGGCCCCGAGGGCTCCAAGGCCCTGTTCACGCACTTCCCGCCCGGCGTCCACCCGCTCTACCCGGACGGCGTCGCCGACGACACCCACTTCTGCTTCCGCGGCGCCGACGAGGTGGCCGCGATCGTCGCCGAGCGACTGAAGGAGATCGTATGA